One stretch of Streptomyces sp. A2-16 DNA includes these proteins:
- a CDS encoding amino acid permease, with amino-acid sequence MTTTSPSDVRPDPPHSPSPDDRSLAEFGYPQELHRSLGRYASFAAGFSFISVLTTVFQFFAFGYAFGGPVFFWAWPVVLVGQLLVAACFAELAARYPLSGAIYQWSSRLSTPAFGWFAGWIMVIGQIVVVAAAALALQMVLPAIWSGFQLVGTDPAPTSADGAANAAVLGVILLVLTTVVNIVDNRVLSLVNRVGVTAEIIGAVLIIVLLLTHSERTPSITFHTTGAAQNGLVGALLVGSFTAAYVMIGFDSAGEMSEETRSPRRTAPRTILTALGAAGALGGLIVLAGLLAAPSLTDGRLGVDGLSYVLTSSLGDGVGKALLADVVIAITVATLAIQTAACRMLFSMARDGQLPFAARLARVNPRTGMPTAPALIVGILAAALLLLNFASPEAFLAIGTTCIVMLYLAYAMVTGPLLIRRIRGEFSSSGTDESGARLFSLGRWGIPVNALALLYGLLMTINLAWPRAEVYDPAGGHWYFQWFTVLFLVVTVGLGAVYRVRSARRGHTAPDSTLAVSPPTPVP; translated from the coding sequence GTGACGACGACCAGTCCCTCCGACGTTCGTCCCGATCCACCGCATTCCCCCTCCCCCGACGACCGGTCCCTCGCCGAGTTCGGCTACCCCCAGGAGCTGCACCGCAGCCTGGGCCGGTACGCCTCCTTCGCGGCGGGCTTCTCCTTTATCTCCGTCCTGACCACCGTCTTCCAGTTCTTCGCCTTCGGGTACGCGTTCGGCGGGCCCGTCTTCTTCTGGGCCTGGCCGGTGGTGCTGGTGGGGCAGCTGCTGGTGGCGGCCTGCTTCGCGGAACTGGCCGCCCGCTACCCCCTCTCCGGCGCGATCTACCAGTGGTCGTCCCGCCTCTCCACCCCGGCCTTCGGCTGGTTCGCCGGCTGGATCATGGTGATCGGTCAGATCGTCGTGGTCGCCGCGGCGGCACTCGCCCTGCAGATGGTGCTCCCCGCGATCTGGTCCGGCTTCCAGCTGGTCGGCACGGACCCGGCGCCGACCTCGGCCGACGGGGCGGCCAACGCGGCGGTCCTGGGCGTGATCCTGCTGGTCCTGACGACCGTGGTGAACATCGTCGACAACCGTGTCCTGTCCCTGGTCAACCGGGTCGGTGTCACCGCCGAGATCATCGGCGCGGTGCTGATCATCGTGCTCCTGCTGACCCACTCCGAGCGCACACCGAGCATCACCTTCCACACCACGGGCGCCGCGCAGAACGGTCTCGTCGGAGCACTGCTGGTGGGCTCGTTCACGGCGGCGTACGTGATGATCGGCTTCGACAGCGCGGGCGAGATGAGCGAGGAGACCCGGTCCCCGCGCCGCACCGCGCCCCGCACGATCCTCACGGCGCTCGGCGCGGCCGGCGCGCTCGGCGGACTGATCGTCCTGGCCGGGCTGCTCGCCGCCCCCAGCCTCACCGACGGCCGCCTCGGGGTCGACGGCCTCAGTTACGTCCTCACCAGCAGCCTCGGCGACGGCGTCGGCAAGGCGCTGCTGGCCGACGTGGTCATCGCGATCACGGTGGCCACGCTCGCCATCCAGACAGCGGCCTGCCGCATGCTCTTCTCCATGGCCCGCGACGGCCAACTGCCCTTCGCGGCCCGCCTCGCGCGCGTTAACCCCCGCACGGGCATGCCCACGGCCCCCGCCCTGATCGTCGGCATCCTGGCCGCCGCTCTGCTCCTGCTCAACTTCGCCTCCCCCGAGGCGTTCCTGGCGATCGGGACGACCTGCATCGTGATGCTGTACCTGGCGTACGCGATGGTCACGGGCCCCTTGCTGATCCGCCGCATCCGGGGCGAGTTCAGTTCCTCGGGCACCGACGAGTCGGGCGCCCGCCTCTTCTCCCTCGGCCGCTGGGGCATCCCGGTCAACGCCCTGGCCCTCCTCTACGGCCTCCTCATGACCATCAACCTGGCCTGGCCCCGCGCCGAGGTCTACGACCCGGCGGGCGGGCACTGGTACTTCCAGTGGTTCACGGTGCTGTTCCTGGTGGTCACGGTGGGTCTGGGGGCTGTGTACCGCGTGCGGAGCGCACGCCGCGGGCACACCGCTCCGGACTCGACACTTGCTGTATCTCCGCCAACACCTGTTCCGTAA
- a CDS encoding cytochrome P450 produces MATNHGGIIRAPGGLPIIGHLFPLLRDPLRFLNTLPAHGDLVQIKLGPQTAVVVCRPELVQEVLLNDRIYDKGGPIIERVGNALGDGIASCPHNAHRRQRRSLQPAFSRTCLREYAAIMTDRIDVLATGWSDGETIEVGTQMYALASDTIARTLFKAEAAAPAVDAVTISLPDIFRGIYQQAVLPPLLRRLPLAPNRRYERARNRAWAAVSKTISLYRQGGEVHSDVLSMLLKTRDDEGAPLSDSEIHAQIMTLLVAGIDTTAVALTWAVHLLCQHPDLQERLRVETAEVLGTRTATWEDLPRLDLARRVITETLRLYPPGWIFTRTTTTEARLSDAVVPSGTTLVYSPYLLHHDARFNPQPDSFDPDRWLPEREQVRGALIPFGGGARKCLGDNYAMTLATLALATIVTRWRLSHGDGREPCVEPRMTLSPRRVEVRVESLESEPVTQGVRP; encoded by the coding sequence ATGGCAACGAACCATGGAGGCATCATTCGCGCGCCCGGGGGACTGCCTATCATCGGGCATCTGTTTCCCCTGCTCCGCGATCCGCTGCGTTTCCTGAACACCCTGCCGGCCCACGGTGATCTGGTGCAGATAAAGTTAGGTCCGCAAACGGCCGTCGTGGTCTGCCGACCTGAACTCGTTCAGGAGGTTCTGCTGAACGACCGAATATACGACAAGGGCGGGCCGATCATAGAGCGGGTCGGAAACGCACTCGGGGACGGCATCGCCTCCTGCCCGCACAATGCTCACCGAAGGCAGCGGCGCAGCCTGCAGCCGGCCTTTTCGCGCACCTGCCTGCGCGAATACGCCGCCATCATGACCGACCGGATCGACGTGCTGGCGACCGGTTGGAGCGATGGTGAGACCATCGAGGTGGGCACGCAGATGTATGCCCTCGCGAGCGACACCATCGCCCGGACGTTGTTCAAAGCTGAAGCCGCGGCACCCGCGGTGGACGCCGTGACCATCAGCCTTCCGGACATCTTCCGGGGCATCTATCAACAGGCCGTTCTCCCACCTCTGTTGCGGCGTCTGCCGCTTGCACCGAACAGGCGCTACGAACGGGCCCGCAACCGGGCATGGGCCGCGGTCAGCAAAACCATCAGCCTGTATCGCCAGGGCGGTGAGGTCCACAGCGATGTGCTGTCAATGCTTCTCAAGACGCGCGACGACGAGGGGGCGCCCCTCAGCGACAGCGAGATCCATGCGCAGATCATGACGCTGCTTGTCGCGGGCATCGACACCACGGCAGTGGCCCTCACCTGGGCAGTCCACCTGTTGTGCCAACACCCGGATCTGCAAGAGCGATTGCGCGTCGAGACGGCCGAGGTGCTCGGTACCCGAACGGCGACCTGGGAGGACCTGCCCCGGCTGGACCTTGCACGGAGGGTCATCACCGAGACGCTGCGCCTGTACCCTCCGGGGTGGATCTTCACGCGGACGACCACCACCGAAGCCCGGCTGTCGGACGCTGTGGTTCCGTCCGGTACCACCCTTGTCTACAGCCCGTATCTTCTGCACCACGACGCACGGTTCAACCCGCAGCCTGACAGTTTCGATCCTGACCGCTGGCTCCCGGAGCGGGAACAGGTCCGTGGCGCGCTCATCCCGTTCGGGGGAGGGGCGCGCAAGTGCCTCGGCGACAACTATGCGATGACCTTGGCGACACTGGCCCTGGCCACGATCGTGACCCGCTGGCGACTCTCGCACGGTGACGGCCGGGAGCCCTGCGTCGAACCTCGTATGACCTTGTCGCCTCGCAGGGTTGAGGTCCGGGTGGAGAGCCTGGAGAGCGAGCCCGTGACGCAGGGCGTCCGGCCGTAG
- a CDS encoding RluA family pseudouridine synthase, whose amino-acid sequence MRRRTPYPPSPLPQRDGVDPVRLRLPAGEVCATVRDHLVARLTAGADMIDDMFAAGLIVDATGRPVSKDASYVPGMFVWFHRELPDEEEVPFQIDVMYRDQHVVVADKPHFLATTPRGSHVAETALARLRRDLGVPALGAAHRLDRLTAGLVLFVVRPEERGAYQSLFRDKQVRKVYEAVAPYDPALELPRTVRSRILKERGVMAAREVEGETNAVSTVELLENRGALARYRLTPHTGQTHQLRVHMSTLGVPILGDPLYPVVTDPVAAGDFRRPLQLLARVLEFTDPVTGCEHRFVSPRVLQSWSSYDAWAA is encoded by the coding sequence ATGAGACGCCGTACACCATACCCACCTTCTCCTCTGCCGCAGCGTGACGGAGTGGACCCGGTGCGTTTGCGACTACCGGCCGGAGAAGTCTGTGCGACCGTACGGGATCATCTCGTGGCGCGGCTGACGGCCGGAGCCGACATGATCGACGACATGTTCGCCGCGGGCCTGATCGTGGACGCCACCGGCCGTCCTGTGTCCAAGGACGCGTCGTACGTACCGGGGATGTTCGTGTGGTTCCACCGGGAACTACCCGACGAGGAGGAAGTGCCCTTCCAGATCGACGTCATGTACCGCGACCAACACGTGGTGGTGGCCGACAAACCGCATTTCCTTGCCACCACTCCGCGCGGCAGCCATGTCGCCGAGACCGCTCTGGCACGTCTGCGCCGCGACCTGGGGGTGCCGGCTCTGGGCGCGGCACACCGGCTGGACCGGCTGACGGCCGGGCTCGTGCTGTTCGTCGTACGGCCCGAGGAGCGTGGCGCGTACCAGTCGCTGTTCCGAGACAAGCAGGTCAGAAAGGTGTACGAGGCTGTGGCCCCGTACGACCCGGCACTGGAACTGCCGCGCACGGTGCGCAGCCGCATCCTCAAGGAACGTGGAGTGATGGCGGCCCGCGAGGTCGAGGGCGAGACCAACGCCGTCAGCACGGTCGAGTTGCTGGAGAACCGAGGTGCGCTTGCCCGGTATCGGCTGACACCGCATACCGGGCAAACGCATCAACTGAGAGTACACATGAGCACTTTGGGGGTGCCGATCCTCGGAGACCCCCTCTACCCGGTAGTGACCGACCCGGTGGCCGCCGGTGACTTCCGACGGCCACTTCAACTGCTGGCGAGGGTACTGGAGTTCACTGATCCGGTCACGGGGTGCGAGCACCGGTTCGTCAGCCCACGTGTGCTGCAATCCTGGTCCTCGTACGACGCGTGGGCCGCGTGA